The nucleotide window CTGTCCTCTGGTGTTCTTTCCAAACCTTTTCTCCTAAATCCGTGATCCCTCTTTCCGTTGCATCTTTTGCCAAAGAGCCAAGGTCAGCGCTTGTGTGAATAACCGGGACATAAATCAGTGTTCTCATAGCAGAATAAGTTATTTCGCCTTTAGTTTTTCTTCCAGGCGATCCAATCGTTTTTTAAGCGCTATATTCTCTTTCCCTTTCTCAGTCTCTTTGGCTTTAGTGGATAAATAAGAATCCTGCTGCCACCAATTTATACCCATTTCCATCGCCTTATCAACAGAACAAACCAGTAGCCTTATCTTAATATTGAGAAGGTCAA belongs to Nitrospirota bacterium and includes:
- a CDS encoding gas vesicle protein encodes the protein MAEQMTHAIQATNLADILERVLDKGIVIAGDIKIQLADVDLLNIKIRLLVCSVDKAMEMGINWWQQDSYLSTKAKETEKGKENIALKKRLDRLEEKLKAK